A genomic window from Silene latifolia isolate original U9 population chromosome Y, ASM4854445v1, whole genome shotgun sequence includes:
- the LOC141630843 gene encoding uncharacterized protein LOC141630843, which translates to MVKWVWKLFNKPQSIWTRWVHTYILKGQSIWLARETISNSWYWNNVVKMKDLLLNVSLALLLLQCDLLETLTHHTRFDTNAAYDLVRNRREPVPWHSIVHGKGCHPKYSFTGVMILTDSLPTVAKLINRGLCLVNRCVLCECSMEDLHHVFFYCSYSRQVWAAIATWVHLPLHFSLDAIVQAFLSEFRTGKQKASLMASFHFIWKERNSRIFKGTKSSSDSLCIVIKRAISLRLYGTFA; encoded by the coding sequence ATGGTAAAATGGGTCTGGAAGCTGTTTAATAAGCCTCAGTCTATCTGGACTAGGTGGGTTCACACTTATATTCTTAAGGGGCAGAGTATTTGGTTAGCCAGGGAGACAATTTCTAATTCTTGGTATTGGAACAATGTGGTTAAGATGAAGGACCTTCTTCTTAATGTTTCTTTGGCTCTTCTTCTCTTGCAATGCGATTTGCTTGAGACTCTTACCCATCATACTCGGTTTGACACAAATGCAGCCTATGATCTGGTGAGAAATAGACGTGAGCCTGTGCCTTGGCATTCAATTGTTCATGGTAAAGGTTGTCACCCTAAATACTCTTTTACTGGTGTTATGATTCTGACTGATAGCCTCCCTACTGTGGCTAAGCTTATTAACCGTGGATTATGTTTGGTTAATCGTTGTGTGCTTTGTGAATGTTCTATGGAGGATCTTCACCATGTCTTTTTTTATTGCTCTTACTCTCGACAAGTTTGGGCTGCCATTGCTACATGGGTTCATCTTCCTCTGCACTTCTCCTTGGATGCTATTGTTCAGGCATTCCTCTCTGAATTCAGGACTGGCAAGCAAAAGGCGAGTTTGATGGCTTCTTTTCATTTCATCTGGAAGGAAAGGAACTCTAGGATTTTTAAGGGGACTAAGTCCTCGTCTGATTCTCTTTGTATTGTTATTAAACGTGCTATCTCTTTGCGTCTCTATGGCACTTTTGCTTAG